In Clostridium sp. SY8519, one genomic interval encodes:
- a CDS encoding HlyD family efflux transporter periplasmic adaptor subunit: MTQRNTNRKQNNRKILRFHGHPLHINIGILLFALVLIYFIVNILSYSFRSHVSGYEVQAGQIADTAGYTGLILRSEKVVNSTAAGSLNYYKKEGDNVAVRDRICSIDKDGSLSSKITAAGKDVSKLSDEDLDGIQTSIASFSADYTSDSFYKVYNFKNSINSVLQEDLYLNALKNYSEETSKAVSNRTFTFLRAADTGILALYSDGYESITPANFKASDYSPADYKKTDFKERTTVKSGSPIYKLATSENWYIMVPITEEEKKTYADRSVLKVTFLQDSSSCYAAAKIISSSGKNFLRLSFNSSMVRYISDRYIDISIAINTSSGLKIPNSSVTSKEFFVIPKDYLTKGNDSSSQGVLKHSAGSDTPEFTPVAIYNETSKYYYIKEDSLEAGDTIQMPNSTRQYTISKTASLKGVYNINKGYAVFKVIKVLSSNDEYSIVASGTDYGISLYDHIALNADQVSENQVIS, from the coding sequence ATGACGCAACGCAACACCAACAGAAAACAGAACAACCGTAAAATTCTGCGTTTTCACGGACACCCGCTCCATATCAATATCGGGATTCTTTTGTTTGCCCTGGTACTGATCTATTTTATCGTCAATATTCTGTCCTATTCCTTCCGCAGCCATGTATCCGGCTACGAGGTACAGGCCGGACAGATCGCGGATACTGCCGGTTATACCGGTCTGATCCTCCGCAGCGAAAAGGTCGTGAATTCCACTGCCGCAGGCAGTCTGAATTATTATAAAAAAGAAGGGGACAATGTAGCGGTCAGAGACCGGATCTGTTCCATAGACAAAGACGGCTCCCTTTCCAGTAAAATCACGGCAGCCGGCAAAGATGTCTCCAAGTTAAGCGATGAGGATCTGGACGGAATCCAGACATCCATCGCATCCTTCAGCGCGGACTATACCAGTGATTCGTTTTACAAGGTCTATAATTTTAAGAACAGCATCAATTCCGTCCTGCAGGAAGATCTGTATCTCAACGCTTTGAAAAATTACTCAGAAGAGACTTCAAAGGCAGTCAGCAACCGTACGTTCACTTTTCTCCGCGCGGCTGATACCGGTATCCTGGCGCTGTATTCCGACGGGTATGAATCCATAACCCCTGCAAACTTCAAAGCAAGCGATTATTCGCCTGCGGATTACAAAAAAACAGATTTCAAGGAGCGGACAACGGTAAAATCCGGCAGTCCGATCTATAAACTGGCAACCAGCGAAAACTGGTATATTATGGTACCGATCACCGAGGAAGAGAAAAAGACCTATGCAGACCGTTCGGTTTTGAAAGTCACATTTCTCCAGGACAGCAGCAGCTGTTACGCAGCCGCAAAGATCATATCCTCCAGCGGGAAAAATTTTCTTCGCCTGAGTTTCAACAGTTCTATGGTACGCTATATTTCAGATCGGTACATTGATATTTCCATCGCAATTAATACCAGCAGCGGTCTGAAAATACCAAACTCGTCAGTCACCAGCAAGGAATTCTTTGTTATCCCCAAGGATTACCTGACCAAGGGAAATGACTCCTCCAGTCAGGGGGTGCTGAAGCATTCTGCCGGTTCGGACACGCCGGAATTCACACCGGTTGCCATTTATAATGAAACCAGCAAATATTACTACATCAAGGAAGACAGTCTGGAGGCCGGCGATACCATACAGATGCCAAATTCCACCAGACAGTACACCATCAGTAAAACGGCTTCCCTGAAGGGAGTGTATAATATTAACAAAGGCTATGCCGTATTCAAAGTCATCAAGGTCCTGAGTTCCAATGACGAATATTCGATTGTGGCTTCCGGGACGGATTACGGGATTTCCCTTTACGATCACATTGCTTTGAATGCGGATCAGGTTTCGGAAAATCAGGTGATTTCCTGA
- a CDS encoding YggS family pyridoxal phosphate-dependent enzyme yields MVTENLKDIRQRVADACRRAGRNPETVTLIAVSKTKPAEMLQEAYDAGVRDFGENKVQEMMQKEEILPADIRWHMIGHLQRNKVKYLMGKTELIHSVDSLRLAEEISRLSVKNQICTDILIEVNIAGEESKFGTSRQEAFDLVRAAAQLPGIRIRGLMTVAPYTEHPENNRGYFRKIRELSVDIAAENIDNVHMDFLSMGMTGDFEIAIEEGATHVRVGTGIFGERNYTI; encoded by the coding sequence ATGGTTACAGAAAATCTGAAAGATATCCGGCAGCGGGTTGCTGACGCATGCCGCAGAGCCGGACGGAATCCGGAAACGGTTACATTGATTGCAGTCAGCAAAACAAAACCGGCCGAGATGCTGCAGGAGGCATATGATGCCGGTGTGCGCGATTTCGGTGAAAACAAAGTGCAGGAGATGATGCAGAAAGAAGAAATTCTGCCTGCAGATATCCGCTGGCATATGATCGGGCATCTGCAGCGCAACAAGGTAAAATATCTGATGGGAAAAACCGAACTGATCCATTCCGTGGACTCCCTTCGGCTGGCGGAGGAAATCAGCCGCCTGTCGGTAAAAAATCAGATCTGTACAGATATCCTGATTGAAGTAAATATTGCAGGGGAGGAGAGCAAATTCGGCACGTCCCGCCAGGAAGCCTTTGATCTGGTACGCGCAGCGGCACAGCTTCCGGGCATCCGGATCCGCGGTCTTATGACCGTTGCGCCATATACGGAGCATCCGGAGAACAACAGGGGCTATTTCCGGAAGATACGGGAATTATCGGTTGACATAGCTGCCGAAAACATTGATAATGTACACATGGATTTTCTGTCAATGGGCATGACAGGAGACTTTGAGATCGCCATTGAGGAAGGCGCCACACATGTGCGTGTCGGGACAGGGATCTTTGGTGAAAGAAATTATACGATTTAA
- a CDS encoding cell division protein SepF has product MGFMDKFMNAMRLNADDEEYYDDYYDKEDEYMDDEPIRPRRSAFRRNENREDDMERPSVSHSDSLKSSASSKITPMRSSRRANQSVAMEVCVIKPKTVDDAREIAETLLAGRTIVLNLEGIDLEVGQRLIDFTSGSCFAIGGNLQKISNYIFIVTPQAVDISGDIQSIVDAFDVSSIQMDI; this is encoded by the coding sequence ATGGGCTTTATGGACAAATTCATGAACGCAATGCGTCTGAATGCGGATGATGAAGAATATTACGATGACTATTACGACAAAGAAGATGAGTATATGGACGATGAGCCGATTCGGCCCAGGCGCAGTGCCTTCCGCCGTAATGAAAACCGGGAGGATGATATGGAACGGCCTTCCGTATCTCATTCTGACTCACTGAAGTCATCCGCTTCTTCCAAAATCACACCGATGCGTTCTTCCCGCAGAGCAAATCAGAGCGTTGCGATGGAAGTATGTGTCATTAAGCCGAAAACCGTGGACGACGCCCGTGAGATCGCGGAAACATTGCTGGCAGGCCGCACGATTGTGCTGAATCTGGAGGGCATTGACCTGGAAGTGGGACAGCGTCTGATTGATTTTACATCCGGCTCCTGTTTTGCCATCGGCGGCAATCTTCAGAAGATTTCCAACTATATCTTTATTGTGACCCCGCAGGCAGTTGATATTTCCGGCGATATTCAATCCATTGTGGATGCTTTTGATGTATCCTCGATCCAGATGGATATCTGA
- the lspA gene encoding signal peptidase II, with the protein MKKKTFSAVLGILFFLILIWADRITKNLAVLHLKDQPEMPLIRGIFVLQYLENRGAAFGILQGRRLPLILITIIILAVVLYVYARAPYTRKFIFLRVILVLVGAGAVGNFVDRISNGYVVDFLYFKAINFPIFNVADIYVVAAAVLLIYAVLFLFQEEDFAALKDRLVPHRSRHSEKNHE; encoded by the coding sequence ATGAAAAAGAAAACTTTCAGCGCGGTTCTGGGCATTCTGTTTTTCCTGATCCTGATCTGGGCAGATCGTATCACGAAAAATCTAGCAGTTCTCCATTTGAAAGACCAGCCGGAAATGCCCCTGATCCGCGGTATCTTTGTTCTCCAGTATCTGGAAAACCGAGGAGCCGCCTTTGGTATTCTCCAGGGGCGTCGGCTCCCGCTGATTCTCATTACAATTATTATCCTGGCTGTGGTTCTTTATGTATATGCCAGAGCGCCATATACGCGTAAATTTATTTTCCTGCGGGTGATCCTGGTACTGGTAGGTGCCGGAGCTGTGGGAAATTTTGTTGACCGTATTTCCAACGGATACGTTGTGGACTTTCTTTATTTTAAGGCCATTAACTTTCCGATTTTTAACGTGGCGGATATTTATGTGGTTGCAGCAGCAGTCCTGCTGATTTATGCCGTATTGTTTTTGTTCCAGGAAGAGGATTTTGCGGCACTGAAAGATCGGCTGGTGCCCCACAGGTCCCGCCATTCAGAGAAGAACCATGAGTGA
- a CDS encoding RluA family pseudouridine synthase: MSESIQTFETGTADNIRIDRYLAEQFPDRSRAFLQKLIRSGEVTVNGRPVTKVSTLLAPGAQVTVCIPEARPAEILPEDIPLSILYEDEDLLVIDKPKGMVVHPSAGHAGGTLVNAVLYHCRGQLSGINGEIRPGIVHRIDKDTTGALIVCKNDSAHRKIAEQIKAHSVTRRYVGIVYGNFSDTTGTVEGPIGRHPVHRQKMAVNPKNGKPAVTHYTVLEQFRGYSYLQFELETGRTHQIRVHMASIHHPLLGDTVYGPARCEFSNLQGQTLHARTIGFIHPTTGQYMEFSAPIPEYLDKLLSILRRRG; the protein is encoded by the coding sequence ATGAGTGAATCCATACAGACATTTGAAACAGGCACAGCAGACAATATTCGAATCGATCGCTATCTGGCGGAACAGTTTCCTGATAGATCCCGAGCCTTTCTGCAGAAACTGATCCGTTCCGGTGAAGTGACAGTAAACGGCCGGCCGGTTACGAAAGTCAGCACCCTGCTGGCACCCGGCGCACAGGTTACCGTATGTATTCCGGAGGCCAGACCGGCAGAAATCCTCCCGGAGGACATTCCTCTCTCCATCCTTTATGAAGATGAGGATCTGTTGGTGATTGACAAACCTAAGGGAATGGTTGTGCATCCATCCGCCGGGCATGCCGGCGGAACACTGGTCAATGCTGTTTTGTATCATTGCCGCGGACAGTTATCCGGCATTAACGGGGAGATCCGCCCGGGAATCGTGCACCGTATTGACAAGGATACGACCGGCGCCTTGATCGTTTGCAAAAACGACAGTGCCCATCGGAAAATTGCGGAACAAATCAAAGCGCACAGTGTGACCCGAAGGTATGTGGGCATCGTATACGGTAATTTTTCCGATACCACCGGAACCGTCGAAGGTCCTATCGGCAGACATCCGGTACACCGGCAGAAGATGGCAGTCAATCCCAAAAACGGAAAACCGGCCGTCACACACTATACCGTTCTGGAGCAGTTCAGAGGATATTCCTATCTGCAGTTTGAACTGGAAACCGGACGCACCCATCAGATCCGGGTTCACATGGCATCCATCCATCACCCGCTGCTTGGGGATACGGTCTATGGCCCGGCCCGCTGTGAATTCAGCAATCTGCAGGGGCAGACGCTGCATGCCAGAACCATCGGATTTATCCACCCGACCACCGGGCAGTATATGGAATTTTCCGCTCCGATCCCGGAGTATCTGGACAAACTCCTGTCCATTCTGCGCAGACGCGGGTAA
- a CDS encoding bile acid:sodium symporter family protein yields MKVLRRWNQFIEQHMLFTAPCCLAAGILLSRWLEPFAVLSPLFFVIMAFEGSLGTTFRSVGTVASHPASLITVLIILHGIMPFLAFFTGMFCFGKQPDIMTGILIETAIPAAIVSLTWSGIYKGNAALSLSIVVIDTLISPFVIPLLIHLFLGSSVSIALGSMIRSLLLLIALPAFAAMLCNQMTHNRAREQWKPNLKPFSKLCMIAVITLNSTKLSPYVRTLSGERILEALFMWGMVIAGFLISLAAAVLLRSSREDTVSVLFGGGLRNISAGAVIAVAFFPGQAIFPVMMGTLFQQMTAGILSTLFFSKILKETPEEK; encoded by the coding sequence ATGAAAGTATTACGCAGATGGAATCAGTTCATTGAACAGCATATGCTCTTTACAGCGCCCTGCTGCCTGGCAGCAGGGATTTTGCTGTCCCGGTGGCTGGAGCCCTTTGCGGTTTTGTCCCCCCTCTTTTTTGTGATTATGGCATTTGAGGGAAGCCTGGGCACTACCTTCCGTTCGGTAGGAACGGTTGCCTCCCATCCGGCCTCTCTGATCACGGTATTGATTATTCTTCATGGAATCATGCCGTTTCTGGCTTTTTTTACCGGCATGTTCTGTTTTGGAAAACAGCCGGATATTATGACGGGAATCCTGATTGAGACAGCGATTCCCGCTGCGATTGTCAGTCTGACCTGGTCCGGGATCTATAAAGGCAATGCGGCTCTTTCGCTTTCCATCGTCGTAATCGACACACTGATTTCTCCCTTTGTGATCCCACTGCTGATTCACCTGTTTCTCGGAAGTTCCGTTTCGATTGCCCTGGGCTCCATGATCCGCAGTCTGCTTTTGCTGATTGCGCTTCCTGCTTTTGCGGCAATGCTCTGCAACCAGATGACCCATAACCGGGCAAGAGAGCAGTGGAAGCCGAACTTAAAGCCCTTTTCCAAACTTTGCATGATCGCGGTCATTACACTGAATTCCACCAAACTGAGTCCCTATGTCCGCACGCTTTCCGGGGAGCGGATTCTGGAAGCGCTGTTTATGTGGGGAATGGTGATCGCTGGGTTTTTGATTTCGCTGGCGGCCGCGGTCCTGCTTCGCAGCAGCCGGGAAGACACCGTATCGGTTCTGTTTGGCGGCGGTCTGCGGAATATTTCAGCAGGAGCGGTGATTGCTGTTGCCTTCTTTCCGGGACAGGCGATTTTTCCGGTAATGATGGGGACGCTGTTTCAGCAGATGACTGCAGGAATTCTCAGCACCCTGTTCTTTTCTAAAATTCTGAAGGAAACACCCGAAGAGAAATGA
- a CDS encoding tyrosine-type recombinase/integrase, protein MKERNYHDRLYIEQEKKLRELIHDLPAFCGDFFIGIEPTTSSRTRIAYAYDLGVFFHYIHENNAVYRKLNIREFPLELLEQITPQDIEEYLQYLKFYIHNGQEHTNDERGQMRKLASLRSFYNYFFQKELIEKNPAQLVKMPKLHQKNIVRLDVDEVAILLDEVESGEKLTPQQKRFHEKTKARDLAMMTLLLGTGIRVSECVGLDLDDLDFKNNGMRIRRKGGSEVVLYFGDEVADALQEYLAERKEMHPQEGHTNALFLSLQNRRISVRSVENLVKKYSRLVTTVKNITPHKLRSTYGTNLYQETGDIYLVADVLGHKDVNTTRKHYAAQTDSRRRMAAKAVRLREPEEKPDQP, encoded by the coding sequence GTGAAAGAACGAAATTATCATGACAGGCTGTATATCGAACAGGAAAAGAAACTTCGGGAACTGATTCACGACCTTCCGGCTTTCTGCGGGGATTTTTTCATAGGAATCGAACCAACCACCTCTTCCCGGACAAGAATTGCCTATGCCTATGACCTTGGCGTCTTTTTTCACTATATTCATGAAAACAATGCGGTATACCGCAAATTAAACATCCGCGAGTTTCCCCTGGAACTGCTGGAGCAGATTACGCCCCAGGATATTGAAGAATACCTTCAGTATCTGAAGTTTTATATCCACAACGGTCAGGAACATACCAATGACGAACGGGGACAGATGCGCAAACTGGCCAGCCTGCGCAGTTTCTACAATTATTTTTTCCAAAAGGAACTGATTGAGAAAAACCCGGCACAGCTGGTAAAAATGCCGAAACTGCACCAGAAAAATATCGTCCGTCTGGATGTGGATGAAGTGGCCATTCTTCTGGATGAAGTGGAAAGCGGGGAAAAACTCACCCCACAGCAGAAACGGTTTCACGAAAAAACAAAAGCCAGGGATCTGGCAATGATGACCTTGCTTCTGGGTACGGGAATCCGTGTATCCGAGTGCGTGGGTCTGGATCTGGATGATCTGGATTTCAAAAATAACGGCATGCGAATCCGTCGGAAAGGCGGCAGCGAAGTGGTATTATACTTTGGCGATGAAGTGGCTGACGCACTGCAGGAATATCTGGCCGAGCGTAAGGAAATGCACCCCCAGGAAGGCCATACGAATGCCCTGTTTCTCTCCCTGCAGAACCGGAGAATCAGTGTGCGTTCTGTGGAGAACCTGGTGAAAAAATACTCCCGGCTGGTTACCACTGTCAAAAACATCACGCCCCACAAACTCAGAAGTACCTATGGAACGAATCTCTATCAGGAAACCGGTGATATTTATCTGGTGGCTGATGTCCTGGGACACAAAGATGTGAATACAACCAGAAAGCATTACGCGGCGCAGACAGACAGCCGGCGGCGCATGGCAGCCAAAGCGGTCCGTCTGCGGGAACCGGAAGAAAAGCCGGATCAGCCTTAG
- the dtd gene encoding D-aminoacyl-tRNA deacylase, whose translation MKFVIQRVTHASVTIDHELAGAIQKGFLVLIGIGEDDTEAVADKMVRKLVNLRIFEDENGKTNQSLADVGGGLLLVSQFTLYADCKKGNRPSFIKAGNPELGSRLYDYIIDQCRKTVAQVETGSFGADMKIDLCNDGPFTIILDSDQL comes from the coding sequence ATGAAATTTGTAATCCAGCGGGTGACACATGCCAGTGTAACCATTGATCATGAATTGGCAGGCGCGATTCAGAAAGGCTTTCTGGTGCTGATCGGAATCGGGGAGGATGATACCGAAGCGGTTGCGGATAAAATGGTCCGCAAACTGGTGAATCTGCGTATCTTCGAAGATGAAAACGGCAAGACCAATCAAAGCCTTGCAGATGTCGGCGGAGGCCTGCTCCTGGTTTCCCAATTTACGCTTTACGCCGACTGTAAAAAGGGCAACCGGCCCTCTTTCATAAAAGCGGGAAATCCGGAACTGGGCAGCAGACTCTATGATTATATCATTGACCAGTGCCGGAAAACCGTTGCGCAGGTGGAGACCGGCTCTTTTGGCGCAGATATGAAAATTGACCTGTGCAATGACGGACCTTTTACAATCATTCTGGATTCTGACCAGTTGTAG